In Azospirillum sp. TSA2s, the following proteins share a genomic window:
- a CDS encoding type II toxin-antitoxin system ParD family antitoxin: MAVNRTALNVSLTPELARLVAVKVASGRYQSASEVVRTALRLLEEREPLPPEEPPSRE, encoded by the coding sequence ATGGCCGTCAATCGTACAGCGCTGAACGTCTCCCTCACTCCCGAACTCGCGCGCCTCGTCGCGGTGAAGGTGGCTTCTGGCCGCTACCAGTCGGCTAGCGAGGTGGTCCGCACCGCGCTGCGCCTTCTGGAAGAGCGGGAACCCCTGCCACCCGAGGAACCCCCATCCCGTGAATAA